Proteins from a genomic interval of Xylocopa sonorina isolate GNS202 chromosome 4, iyXylSono1_principal, whole genome shotgun sequence:
- the LOC143422637 gene encoding putative cytochrome P450 6a13 — protein MWSTLKDFLEQFLLLGLFLGVLYCFLTSTFDFWEKRGVSFRKPTVLFGNFAPMLLFRKSLPEGIQEMYEWFKDERYFGAFRVRSPVLILRDPDLVKNVCVKNFACFLNRGIPVNSQDTLSAHLFNLEGKKWKSLRSKLTPVFSSGKLKRMFYLLVECGEEFQMLIDASSGTDRPYEIRDLATKFTIDVIGSCAFGVQINALTDEESEFHRAAKKLSKPSYKATLWRMLRTAVPKLYKLLGVQVIDPEVTKFFKDVVSQMIRQREEHGIKRHDFMDLLIELKNKGTLESESANGQICHDEDTETAEEIELDENSIAAQAFVFFTAGYETSSNTIAFCLHELALNPEVQEKTRRDIQDAIDSRDGKLTYDAVQDMKYLDMVISETLRKYPPASMLSRRCEHQYQIPGSKVELPAGIRVIIPIYGLHHDSDYYPNPATFDPERFTEENKRTRHPYTYLPFGEGPRNCIGMRFALLQIKVGIISFLRKHRVEVCEKTITPIKFSRRSLVTTSEKGFWLRIVKSS, from the exons ATGTGGAGCACATTGAAAGATTTCTTGGAACAGTTCCTCTTGCTGGGATTATTCCTGGGTGTCCTGTATTGCTTTCTCACCTCCACCTTCGACTTTTGGGAAAAGCGTGGTGTGTCCTTTCGAAAACCCACCGTGCTGTTTGGGAACTTCGCCCCTATGTTATTATTCCGGAAATCCCTACCAGAGGGGATACAGGAAATGTACGAGTGGTTCAAAGACGAGAGATATTTCGGGGCGTTTCGTGTTAGATCGCCTGTGCTGATTTTACGGGACCCGGACCTTGTGAAGAACGTTTGCGTGAAAAATTTCgcctgcttcttgaatcgtggcATCCCAGTGAATTCGCAG GACACGCTATCCGCTCATCTGTTCAACCTAGAAGGAAAGAAATGGAAGAGCCTCAGATCAAAATTGACCCCGGTCTTCTCGTCCGGGAAATTAAAAAGAATGTTCTACCTGCTGGTCGAGTGTGGTGAGGAATTTCAAATGTTAATCGACGCCTCGTCCGGGACCGATCGGCCATACGAGATTCGCGATCTGGCAACAAAATTTACGATAGACGTAATCGGTAGCTGTGCATTCGGCGTTCAGATAAATGCGCTCACCGACGAGGAATCCGAGTTTCACAGAGCCGCTAAGAAGCTCTCGAAGCCTAGTTACAAGGCCACCCTTTGGAGGATGCTGAGAACGGCAGTACCCAAACTGTACAAGCTTCTGGGCGTCCAAGTGATCGATCCGGAGGTGACTAAATTTTTCAAGGACGTCGTATCGCAGATGATCAGACAACGCGAGGAGCACGGCATTAAACGTCACGATTTTATGGACCTGTTGATCGAACTAAAGAACAAAGGCACCCTGGAGAGTGAGTCCGCGAACGGGCAGATTTGCCACGACGAGGATACGGAGACAGCCGAGGAGATAG AATTGGACGAAAACAGCATTGCTGCCCAAGCATTCGTGTTTTTCACCGCTGGTTATGAAACATCATCGAACACCATTGCATTTTGCCTACATGAGCTGGCATTGAATCCTGAAGTGCAGGAAAAAACAAGACGCGACATACAAGACGCCATCGACAGCAGAGATGGAAAATTGACTTACGATGCTGTGCAAGACATGAAGTATCTTGATATGGTCATATCAG AAACGCTACGGAAGTATCCTCCAGCCTCGATGTTGTCCCGGAGATGCGAACATCAATATCAAATACCGGGCAGTAAAGTCGAATTACCAGCTGGCATACGGGTCATCATACCAATTTATGGGCTTCACCATGACTCAGATTATTATCCCAACCCTGCAACATTTGATCCTGAACGATTCACGGAAGAGAACAAACGAACCAGACATCCGTACACCTATCTTCCGTTTGGCGAGGGACCACGCAATTGCATAG GTATGCGATTCGCCTTGCTACAAATCAAAGTGGGGATAATTTCGTTCCTAAGAAAGCACCGAGTTGAAGTATGTGAGAAAACAATAACACCGATCAAATTTAGTAGACGTAGTCTCGTAACCACCAGCGAAAAAGGATTCTGGCTTAGAATTGTAAAGTCCTCTTAA